The Urbifossiella limnaea nucleotide sequence CCGGGCGCCACGCTGGAGTGCGAGTACCGCGAGCTGTACGGCGGGTACAGCGTCCACCCGGTGTCGATGCCGCCCGCGAGCAGCCCCCACACCATGAAGGCGGCGCCGATCATGAACACGTACCAGCTGGCGAGGTTCAGCTTCGGGAACGCCAGGTCCTTCGCCCCGATCATGAGCGGGACGAGGAAGTTGCCGAACACCGCCGGGATGGACGGGATGAGGAACAGGAACAGCATCACCACGCCGTGCGCGGTGAACGCCTTGTTGTACTGGTCCTCGGTGAGGATCGCCCCGTTCGGCGTCAGCAGGTTGGCGCGCACCAGGCCGGCGGCGATGCCGCCGACCAGGAAGAACGCGGTGATGCTCACGAGGTACAGGATGCCGATCCGCTTGTGGTCGACCGTGAGCGCCCACGACCAGAAGCCGGACGTCTCGTTGATGTAGTTGCGGCCGGGGACCGCGGGCTCGGGCGGGGGCGGGGCCGTCCGCGGGGTGTCGCCGATGACGATGCTCATGTTACTGCTTCCCCCCCGTGGACCCGGCCGGCGGCGGCGTCGTTCGCGGCGCCCCGTAGGGCGCCGGCGCCTTGTCGTTCGGCCCCAGCTGCGTGCCCGGCCGCAGCCACTTGATGTACGCGACCAGTTCGTTCAGGTTGTCTTCGCTCACCTGGCTGGCGTAGTTCCCGGGCATCACCCGCTCCCAGCCCTCGACCACGTGCTTGCCGGGGTTCACGATCGAGTCCCGGATGTACTGGTCGTCGGCCGTCACGGTGGTGCCGCCCTTGACCGGCACGTCGCGGCCGTACAGGCCTTCGAGGCTCGGCGCCCGCGGGTGCTTGCCGGTGCCGATGCCGGCGTTCGGCATGTGGCAGCTCTGGCACTGGAGCCGCTGGAAGTGCTGCCAGCCCTTGTGCGCCAGCGACCCGTCCACCGGGTTGGCCGACCCCTGGGCGCCGCCCTTCCCCTCCAGGAACGCCTCGAACTCGGCGGCGGGCACGACCTTGATCCGGCCGACCATCAGCGAGTGCCACGCCCCGCAGTACTGGTCGCAGAACACGTGGAACTCGCCGAGCTTCGTCGGCTGGTACCACGTGCTGACGTACCGGCCGGGGATCACGTCGATCTTCTGCCGGAAGGCCGGCACGCCGAAGTCGTGGATCACGTCCTCGGAGATGAACGTCACCTTCACCGGCCGGTCGAGCGGCAGCACGAGGGCGCCGATGTTCTGGCGGTCCTCCTCGGTCATGTTCTGCGGGTTGCCGCCGATGATGACGCGCTGGCCGTTCGGGTACTGGGCCTTCCACATCCACTGCTTGCCGATGACGAACACCTCGGGGGCGTCGGCCGGCGGGTGGACGGCGTAGTCGTACACCCACACGCCCCAGGCGTAGAAGGTGAGGAAGATCAGCAGCGGCGTGAGCGTCCAGAACAGCTCCAGCCGGTGCGACCCGAGGATGCGCGGGGTGCTGATGGGGCCCGGCTTGCGGCGGTACGCGACGCAGCAGAACGCCAGGAGGGCGCACACCAGGAGGAACCCGGCGGCCGTCCAGAACGTGATGTACCAGAAGAGCGGCTCGAACCGGTCGGCCATGACCGACGCGCGCTCGGCGATCGCCGGCAGCGGACCCCTGTTCCCGTCTAGCACGTCGCGCCCTCCTCGGGCTTCGCGGACCCGCCCGCGCGGGCGGCGGCCGTCCGC carries:
- the coxB gene encoding cytochrome c oxidase subunit II, encoding MLDGNRGPLPAIAERASVMADRFEPLFWYITFWTAAGFLLVCALLAFCCVAYRRKPGPISTPRILGSHRLELFWTLTPLLIFLTFYAWGVWVYDYAVHPPADAPEVFVIGKQWMWKAQYPNGQRVIIGGNPQNMTEEDRQNIGALVLPLDRPVKVTFISEDVIHDFGVPAFRQKIDVIPGRYVSTWYQPTKLGEFHVFCDQYCGAWHSLMVGRIKVVPAAEFEAFLEGKGGAQGSANPVDGSLAHKGWQHFQRLQCQSCHMPNAGIGTGKHPRAPSLEGLYGRDVPVKGGTTVTADDQYIRDSIVNPGKHVVEGWERVMPGNYASQVSEDNLNELVAYIKWLRPGTQLGPNDKAPAPYGAPRTTPPPAGSTGGKQ